The following DNA comes from candidate division KSB1 bacterium.
ATATCTCGATTGGGCATTTAAATATGGTATTATCACTAGAGAAATTTATGAATTGAAGCCGCCGCTCTTATCCCTTCCGCCACGGCCTGCACCGCCGTCGTTCCGCCATTGATGATATCACCACCAGCAAAGACTTTTTCAATGGAGGTCTGGAAATGCTCATCTACTTTGATCCAGCCATTAGTATCCAATTCCAGAGTCCCCAGTGCTTTTTTCGTCTCATCATCGATCCGCTGACCAATGGCTTCGATGACGTGATCGACGGGGAAAATGTATTCGCTATTGGGAATGATAGCGGGGCGGCGGCGGCCGCTGGCATCGAGTTCGCCCAATTCGGTGCGAGCAATTTTTATTCCCTTCAGATGGCCATTATCTGTCACATAATCCAATGGCTGGGAGAGAATCAGAAAATGGATGCCTTGTTCCAGCGCCGCATCCCGTTCCTTTTTCCAGGCAGGCATTTCATTGAACGAGCGGCGATAGATAATATAGACATCTCGTGCACCTGCTTGTTTGGCGACCACAGCAGCATCGATGGCTGTATTGCCGCCACCCAGGACTGCTACTTTTTTGCCGACCGATAAATCAGATTTGGTCTTAATGCGCTTCAAAAAAGAGAGGGCATCCTCTACACCATTGGGTCGATTGGTGGCTGAGGGCAAATTCATGGAGGCAGAGAGGCCGAAGCCGAGGAACACCGCATCGAATTTATTTCGGATGGATGCCAAGTTATTGGTCTCGTTTAATGGAAAGCTGGTATGCAGCACCAACCTTTTTTTATCTTTAGCCTCAAGAAATAAATTATTCGCTTCCTCGAACACGATCTGCGCATCAATGCGCTGAAATGGGATGGTCGTTCCAGGAATGCCGCCGATGACGCTGGCTTTTTCGAATATTTCGACCTGATGCCCCAATTGCAGCAATTTGGCAGCGCAGGCGATTCCCGCAGGCCCAGCACCGATGACCGCCACTTTTTTGCCCGAAGGTTTTTCTGGAATCCTGATCGTCGTCAATCCCAGCTCCCTCGCCTGACGGGCAATGGCTCGCTGAATTTCAGCAATCATGACTGGCGCATCTTTCATGATATTTTCCAGACAAGCGCCCTGGCATTGGACTTCGGTGGGACAGATCAAGGCGCACATCTCGGGAAACACATTTTTCTCCGATAGGATCGAATAGGCTTTTTCGATATCGCCTTCGGCGTAGGCTTTGATAAAGCCAGGCACATCCAATCCCGCAGGACAGGCGAGCTGGCACATCGGCGAGTCGCAATCCCGACAGCGCTCAGCTTCCCGTTTCAAAGTATCGGCAGCACGCCGACGGGCTTTTTTGTATTCCGCAGCATAAATTTCTTTGTCTCGAATCACGCAGCCCGTGCGGCCGCCATCCCGCATGATTTGCGAGCAGGCGGAACACGTAACGCAAACCTTATGCGGATCCATCGCCCCCCTTTCCATCAAATCCTTGACCGAATCGGGATAGGCGAATGCTCCTCTCCCCTGTCCTACTAAAGTTGCCCTGCCCTGTTGAATGATGGCCGCCGCCACATTTGGAAAGAAATGTCGCAGCCAGGAATATCCAGTTCCCACCACAGGCAGCTCAGGAAATTCCTGCTGAATCTCTCCGATGATATTCAGCAATCGCACCACACCGACCAGCGGATGCTCATCTGGCGGATTGATGCCCACCACAGGAAAATCGTACGGCCGACCGAAATGGGGATTGAAATACGGATTGCCGATGGTGAGATTGATGATCGGATAACCAATCTTGATTAGCTCTCGGATCAGTGCCTTTGGCTCGCTAAGATCGGGTTTCATATAATCCTTTTGATCGACACCAAAGCCGTACGGGTATTGAATGGCATCGTACACATTGAGTCGGCTGGTGACAAAAATTCCCTTTACATTTTCCTTAATTTTAAGAGCCGTTTCCAGCAGAAATCGAGTGCGGTTTTCAAACGGGCCGCCGTACTTGCTATTTTCTCTGGTGAAGGATGCCAGCAGTTCGGAGACGAGATAGCGGTGACAGGCTTTGATATCCACACCATCGAATCCTGCCTCGGCCGCCAGTTGAGCCGATTGGACATAAATCTCTTGCAAATGGTCCAATTCCTCATCGCTGATCAGCGGATAATCGGGCGGAAGGTTATGCAGTGGATCCAGAATTTTGCTGTGATGAGCGATGATAGGTTTGGGCTTCCCGAATGGTTTAGAATAGCGGCCCGAGTGTGTCAATTGCAAAATGAGAAGCGGATTGTGATCGCTGCCGAAGTTTTGCTGCGCTGTTTTCCGAGTTTCATCCACCAATTTTTTATATTGATCGACATTTTGTTTGTGGATATAAAGCTGTCGGGGATTGGAGCGGGCTTCGGGCAGAACCGCCGTAGCCTCGAACCAGAGAAGTCCGCTGCCGCCCGAAGCAAATCTGCGATAACGGCGAAAGGATAGCTCCCCAGGCGCACCATCTGGCTCCGAATCGAATCCCTCCATGGGATGAACGGCAAGGCGATTGGAAATTTGCTTGCCTGCGATGGTTACTTTTTCAAAAAGAATTTGAATGTTATCAGAGAAAGGTAAATTCAAGCCCAATTCTTCGGCTTTTTTTAATAAGGCATCTTTGTCTTTAAATTTGAATCTCGCATGTTGGGACATATTCATTCCTTCACTTTGTTCACATCATTTTAGCAATACCATTCTGTCAAAATCTTTTTAATGTTTTGCAGTCCATTTCTCATCCTCCGTTCGCAATGCCTCGGCCACTCGGGTCTCGGCAAAACCGCAATCTCGCCCGCCTCAAGCTTCTTCTTGCTTTTCTCCGCCAGCTTCAATAGCCGACTCATTTCCAGCACGGTTAAATCGGGAAATTTGGATAGAAATGTGGGATCGAAAATGGGGATGTCGAAGCTGCCGCCGTGATCTTCGATGGATAAATTCACTTCTCGATCCAAAGTCGCCAGCCGTTTCAATATTTTTTCCCAATCAACAACGCCCGTTCCCACCTCGCAGGTCATGGAGACGAAGCCCTGCTCGTTCAAAAAAATTGCCCCGTCCTTGCAATGCGTGGCAATTACCCAGGGCAGAATCCGTTCGGTTCCCATGACAGGATCTTCCAGCATGGTCAACAGGTTCATCGTGTCCAGACAGACGCCGAGGTAATCGCCTGGCTCGGCTTCGCACATATCGAATAGTTTGATTAGCTCAAACGTGGTGAACTCGAAATGCAATTCGATGCCCAAGATAACATTGAAATCTCTCAGCATCTGTCGCTGGGTTTTTAGACTTTTTGCCATCTCCCGCAGCAGAGTTTCGGTCTGGGGCGAATTGTCCTGCCATCGCATTAGTCCGCCCGAGCAGGAACGAACCACGGACACGCCCAGCGTATTGGCTTCTTCCGCCACCTTGCGATTGATCTTTTCCAAATCGATCCGCTCCCAGGTGGTCGTGTTAAACGGAATGTGCTGAAATCCGCCCCATTCGAGATAGAGATTTTTCTCTCTGGCATATTGAGCCAGGTCTTTCAGGAATGGCTTGTCGATCACCTGCCCTTCTTTCAAATTCAATTCCGTGAAGTGAACGCCATCAGCGTCGTTTCCCTTCGCCCAATCCAGCACTTCAAAAGGCGATAATTGCAAAGGCCTGATGCTATAGCTATCGATGCCGACTTTGAATTTTTTCATTTACCTTCTTCCTTGGTTTAAATTTTGGTCTCAGAAATGAAAGATCTAAGATTTAAATTTTTCTGTACCCTTTCAGTTCTGAATCCATTCTTTAATCCAATTGCCGTTTTATTCAGCCGCATTAATATAAAAATTTAAAATCAAAATGCTACTAAATTTTTTAATCAAAGAAAGCATTCCTAAACCTCGGAGGTTTAGGAATGCTGGTCTAAATTTTTTAATCATCAAGAGAACATTCCTAAACCTCGAAGGTTTAGGAATGCTGATCTTTATCAGAAAAAAATGATTGACATCAATCAAATAAAATGATATATTACGATGTAAACGTTTACAGTCATCAAGATTCATTCGCCAAAAGGGCTCATCAGATGAACAAATGTCGTTCTCACCGTCTCCCAATTTTCATCTGTTTGCTTCTTTTTTGTCAACTGATTAGCTGTCATCGAAATCTATCCGACCAAACCGAAATCACCTTCTGGGCCATGGGTGCCGAGGGCGAACATGTCCAGCCATTGATCCGCCAGTTCGAAGCCCAGCATCCCGACATCAAAGTGAAGGTTCAATCCATCCCCTGGGGGGCAGCGCATGAGAAATTGCTCACGGCCGTAGCGGGACAATCCACGCCCGACATCTGCCAGTTGGGCAATACCTGGATCCCCGAGTTTCAGGCGATCGGCTCGCTGCTGGAATTGGATTCGCTGATCGCTCATTCCAACATCGTTGATAAAGAAAGCTATTTCGAAGGTATATGGAATACGAATGTGATTGGTCGCTCAACTTACGGCATCCCCTGGTACGTGGACACTCGATTG
Coding sequences within:
- a CDS encoding FAD-dependent oxidoreductase — its product is MSQHARFKFKDKDALLKKAEELGLNLPFSDNIQILFEKVTIAGKQISNRLAVHPMEGFDSEPDGAPGELSFRRYRRFASGGSGLLWFEATAVLPEARSNPRQLYIHKQNVDQYKKLVDETRKTAQQNFGSDHNPLLILQLTHSGRYSKPFGKPKPIIAHHSKILDPLHNLPPDYPLISDEELDHLQEIYVQSAQLAAEAGFDGVDIKACHRYLVSELLASFTRENSKYGGPFENRTRFLLETALKIKENVKGIFVTSRLNVYDAIQYPYGFGVDQKDYMKPDLSEPKALIRELIKIGYPIINLTIGNPYFNPHFGRPYDFPVVGINPPDEHPLVGVVRLLNIIGEIQQEFPELPVVGTGYSWLRHFFPNVAAAIIQQGRATLVGQGRGAFAYPDSVKDLMERGAMDPHKVCVTCSACSQIMRDGGRTGCVIRDKEIYAAEYKKARRRAADTLKREAERCRDCDSPMCQLACPAGLDVPGFIKAYAEGDIEKAYSILSEKNVFPEMCALICPTEVQCQGACLENIMKDAPVMIAEIQRAIARQARELGLTTIRIPEKPSGKKVAVIGAGPAGIACAAKLLQLGHQVEIFEKASVIGGIPGTTIPFQRIDAQIVFEEANNLFLEAKDKKRLVLHTSFPLNETNNLASIRNKFDAVFLGFGLSASMNLPSATNRPNGVEDALSFLKRIKTKSDLSVGKKVAVLGGGNTAIDAAVVAKQAGARDVYIIYRRSFNEMPAWKKERDAALEQGIHFLILSQPLDYVTDNGHLKGIKIARTELGELDASGRRRPAIIPNSEYIFPVDHVIEAIGQRIDDETKKALGTLELDTNGWIKVDEHFQTSIEKVFAGGDIINGGTTAVQAVAEGIRAAASIHKFL
- a CDS encoding sugar phosphate isomerase/epimerase; the encoded protein is MKKFKVGIDSYSIRPLQLSPFEVLDWAKGNDADGVHFTELNLKEGQVIDKPFLKDLAQYAREKNLYLEWGGFQHIPFNTTTWERIDLEKINRKVAEEANTLGVSVVRSCSGGLMRWQDNSPQTETLLREMAKSLKTQRQMLRDFNVILGIELHFEFTTFELIKLFDMCEAEPGDYLGVCLDTMNLLTMLEDPVMGTERILPWVIATHCKDGAIFLNEQGFVSMTCEVGTGVVDWEKILKRLATLDREVNLSIEDHGGSFDIPIFDPTFLSKFPDLTVLEMSRLLKLAEKSKKKLEAGEIAVLPRPEWPRHCERRMRNGLQNIKKILTEWYC
- a CDS encoding extracellular solute-binding protein codes for the protein MNKCRSHRLPIFICLLLFCQLISCHRNLSDQTEITFWAMGAEGEHVQPLIRQFEAQHPDIKVKVQSIPWGAAHEKLLTAVAGQSTPDICQLGNTWIPEFQAIGSLLELDSLIAHSNIVDKESYFEGIWNTNVIGRSTYGIPWYVDTRL